In Solanum pennellii chromosome 3, SPENNV200, a single window of DNA contains:
- the LOC107012341 gene encoding centromere protein C, protein MVNEALISDPVDPLHSLAGLSLLPTTVRVSTGASVSVDSKDLESIHNFMKSMETQGPGLLEEARQIVDNGAELLNTKFTSFIRSRGIDGDLAIKGKEKLQERRPGLGRKRARFSLKPSTSQPTVSIAPRLDIDQLSDPVEFFSVAEKLEVAEKEIERQKGGSIHDPDVNNPPANARRRRPGILGKSVKYKHRFSSSQPENDDAFISSQETLEDDILVEHGSQLPEELHGLNVELQEAELTGPIKKTENRINKILDELLSGSGEDLDRDMAVSKLQEQLKIKPIELGTLCIPEFPVTGKLDGKALGERIQKPRKFSLEIGELVKSATEGTPSSHKQHEESPASKLASPTPPKSPFGSLSLLKKKLMQSNPLRDPFSPLNIDLQSEHPDWSMKKKSQCVNNNVGPIESRGCENTNIMVPLRGSDLVHEQPIEKNPGRDSVKTGPNGSRSGMEQHNGYDDIDANTNVNLKMRNVDSHHESDGLDTVKDDSVLKNVLKDLQGLETKSYINCQKLQDSEVLAETLPSLQAQGKAVDTANYTIETAVEDFGSTEIDQLVDNMLPETAPSAEQDHYFEDSVKDLNSDQLNSVGVEVPSRDVRPKFPEMSPQHHNQAKDKQQKAKKLAVGRRERKHLSSRPSLADAGTSFESGVRRSKRMKTRPLEYWKGERLLYGRVDEGLKLVGLKYISPGKGSFKVKSYIPDDYKDLVDLAARY, encoded by the exons ATGGTGAACGAAGCTCTTATCTCCGATCCGGTGGATCCTCTCCACAGCCTTGCCGGACTTTCTCTACTCCCAACAACAGTTAGGGTTTCCACCGGCGCCTCAGTATCAGTAGACTCCAAAGACCTAGAGTCAATTCACAATTTCATGAAGTCCATG GAAACCCAGGGTCCTGGGCTCTTGGAGGAGGCTAGGCAAATTGTGGATAATGGTGCGGAGCTTTTGAATACCAAGTTTACAAGCTTTATACGATCTAGAGGCATTGATGGGGATCTTGCAATCAAGGGAAAGGAGAAGCTCCAGGAGAGAAGACCAGGACTTGGGCGTAAAAGGGCTCGATTTTCTCTCAAGCCTAGTACAAG TCAACCTACTGTCAGCATAGCTCCTCGTTTAGATATTGATCAACTATCAGATCCAGTGGAATTTTTCTCAGTTGCTGAAAAGCTAGAAG TTGCTGAGAAGGAAATAGAAAGACAGAAAGGTGGCAGTATCCATGATCCAGATGTGAATAATCCCCCAGCCAATGCTCGGCGTCGTCGACCAGGCATCTTGGG CAAATCGGTGAAGTATAAGCACCGTTTCTCATCCTCCCAGCCTGAGAATGATGATGCATTTATATCATCTCAAGAGACATTGGAAGATGATATTCTGGTGGAACATGGTTCTCAGTTGCCAGAAGAGCTCCATGGCCTCAATGTTGAACTACAAGAAGCAGAACTCACAG GGCCAATAAAGAAAACAGAAAACAGAATCAACAAGATACTGGATGAATTACTGTCTGGTAGTGGTGAAGATCTAGACCGGGACATGGCAGTATCCAAACTGCAAGAGCAGTTGAAGATCAAGCCCATTGAACTAGGAACTTTATGTATTCCTGAGTTCCCTGTGACTGGAAAGCTTGATGGTAAGGCTCTTGGAGAGAGAATTCAGAAGCCTAGGAAGTTTTCTTTGGAGATAGGGGAGTTGGTTAAAAGTGCAACCGAGGGAACGCCATCCTCTCACAAACAGCATGAAGAAAGTCCTGCCAGTAAATTAGCATCACCCACTCCACCAAAAAGTCCATTTGGTTCATTGtctttgttgaaaaagaaactTATGCAGTCAAATCCACTGAGAGATCCTTTTTCGCCTCTCAACATTGATCTGCAATCAGAGCATCCAGATTGGTCCATGAAGAAGAAATCACAATGTGTAAATAATAATGTTGGACCTATTGAATCTCGTGGTtgtgaaaatacaaatattatggTCCCTTTAAGAGGTTCTGACTTAGTGCATGAGCAACCAATTGAAAAGAATCCAGGCAGAGATAGTGTAAAAACTGGGCCAAATGGATCTCGATCTGGAATGGAGCAACATAATGGCTATGATGATATTGATGCCAATACTAACGTCAACTTAAAGATGAGAAATGTGGATTCCCACCATGAGTCTGATGGGCTTGACACAGTGAAAGATGATTCAGTTTTAAAGAATGTTTTGAAGGATCTACAAGGTCTTGAGACCAAATCCTACATTAACTGTCAAAAGCTGCAGGATAGTGAAGTTCTTGCTGAAACACTACCTTCTCTTCAAGCCCAAGGAAAAGCTGTCGATACAGCCAATTATACCATAGAAACAGCTGTTGAGGATTTTGGATCAACTGAAATTGATCAGCTG GTTGACAATATGCTACCAGAAACAGCGCCTTCTGCAGAACAAGATCATTACTTTGAGGATTCTGTCAAAGACTTAAATAGTG ATCAATTGAACTCAGTGGGAGTTGAAGTTCCTTCTAGAGACGTGAGACCTAAATTTCCTGAGATGAGCCCTCAGCATCACAACCAG GCAAAAGATAAGCAACAGAAAGCAAAGAAACTTGCTGTTGGAAGGCGTGAAAGAAAACATCTTTCTTCTAGGCCAAGTCTAGCAG ATGCTGGCACATCATTTGAAAGTGGGGTTAGACGAAGCAAACGAATGAAGACAAGGCCTTTGGAATATTGGAAAGGCGAAAGATTATTATATGGACGGGTTGATGAGG GTTTGAAGCTTGTTGGCTTGAAATACATCTCTCCGGGAAAGGGATCATTTAAGGTGAAGTCTTACATCCCTGATGACTACAAAGACCTAGTTGATTTGGCAGCTCGCTATTGA
- the LOC107013780 gene encoding F-box/kelch-repeat protein At1g80440-like yields MDLLPGLPNDIALECLIRLPLHQFSKAASVCKNWKNEIKHPLFRQRRKESGLTRPVLVLSQAMVTTIRDPYGITSLSSTQYYRLTLYDPERGFWYDLPPIPELIDGLPMFCRVVGVGSDVMVIGGCDPVNWRVMDSVFIYNFVSGSWRRGADMPGGQRLFFGCASDSERFVVVAGGHNDEKNALRSALLYDVAEDVWVTLPEMAMERDECKCAFYRGEFHVIGGYPTPAQGLFQRSAEVFNSATSREWRLEEDFLGAATCPQTCVEGGDGRLYMCRDGDVVVKIDATWKHIARLPRGLSNGAYVTAWQGKLLAVGNSILGEIQNSYELVDVNSESKEKTWRILNTPNEYRGHVQSLCYLDI; encoded by the coding sequence ATGGATCTTCTTCCGGGTCTTCCTAATGATATTGCTCTTGAATGTCTCATTCGTCTTCCTCTCCATCAATTCTCTAAAGCTGCTTCTGTATGCAAAAACTGGAAAAACGAAATCAAGCATCCCCTCTTTCGACAACGCCGGAAAGAATCGGGTCTTACCCGACCCGTTCTCGTATTATCCCAAGCCATGGTTACTACTATTCGAGACCCTTATGGCATTACCAGCCTTTCATCTACTCAGTACTATAGACTCACCCTTTATGATCCGGAAAGGGGATTTTGGTACGATTTGCCGCCGATTCCGGAGTTGATTGATGGATTGCCCATGTTTTGCCGGGTTGTAGGAGTCGGGTCGGATGTAATGGTGATAGGCGGGTGTGACCCGGTTAATTGGAGGGTTATGGACTCTGTTTTCATCTACAATTTCGTATCCGGTTCGTGGCGTCGTGGGGCGGATATGCCGGGAGGACAGAGGCTGTTTTTTGGATGTGCGTCGGATTCGGAGAGATTTGTGGTTGTCGCCGGCGGACATAACGACGAGAAGAACGCGCTGAGATCGGCTCTGTTGTATGACGTGGCGGAAGACGTGTGGGTTACTCTGCCGGAAATGGCCATGGAGCGTGACGAGTGCAAGTGCGCATTTTACCGCGGTGAATTCCACGTCATCGGAGGCTATCCTACGCCTGCACAAGGTCTATTCCAGCGCAGCGCTGAGGTGTTCAACTCCGCCACGTCAAGGGAGTGGCGCCTGGAGGAGGACTTCCTCGGTGCCGCCACGTGTCCCCAGACCTGCGTGGAAGGCGGCGACGGGAGACTCTACATGTGCCGAGACGGTGACGTGGTCGTAAAGATTGACGCCACGTGGAAACACATCGCTCGGCTGCCACGTGGATTATCCAACGGGGCGTATGTTACAGCGTGGCAAGGGAAGTTGTTAGCCGTGGGAAATTCAATATTAGGTGAAATTCAGAATAGTTATGAACTTGTTGATGTGAACAGTGAGAGTAAAGAGAAGACATGGAGAATATTGAATACTCCAAATGAATACCGTGGACATGTTCAATCACTTTgttatttagatatataa